A single Elephas maximus indicus isolate mEleMax1 chromosome 2, mEleMax1 primary haplotype, whole genome shotgun sequence DNA region contains:
- the F2RL1 gene encoding proteinase-activated receptor 2, with protein sequence MRSPSAAWLLGAAILLLAASVSGSHNTQGFSKPTKGRSLIGKSNGSSQVIGKGVTVKPGFSVDEFSASVLTGKLTTVFLPVVYTIVFVVGLPSNCMALWVFLFRTQKKHPAVIYMANLALADLLSVIWFPLKIAYHMHGNNWVYGEGLCKVLISFFYGNMYCSILFMTCLSVQRYWVIMNPMVHPKKKANIAIGVSLGIWLLILLVTIPLYVVKQTIYIPALNITTCHDVLPEEVLVGDMFNYFLSLAIGVFLFPAFLTASAYVLMIRVLRSSAMDEHSGKKRQRAIKLIVTVLAMYLICFTPSNLLLVVHYFLIKNRGQSHVYALYIIALCLSTLNSCIDPFVYYFVSKDFRDHAKNALLCRSVRTVKRMQISLTSKKFSRKSSSYSSSSTSVKASY encoded by the exons ATGCGGAGCCCGAGCGCGGCATGGCTGCTGGGGGCCGCAATCCTGCTGCTGGCGGCCAGCGTCTCCGGCAGTCACAACACCCAAG GATTCAGTAAAcccactaaaggaagaagtctgatCGGTAAGAGTAATGGCTCGTCTCAAGTCATCGGAAAAGGAGTTACAGTGAAACCAGGCTTTTCTGTGGATGAGTTTTCTGCCTCTGTCCTCACTGGAAAACTGACCACCGTCTTCCTCCCAGTTGTCTACACAATTGTATTCGTGGTTGGTTTGCCAAGTAATTGCATGGCCCTGTGGGTATTTCTTTTTCGAACACAGAAGAAGCACCCTGCTGTGATTTATATGGCCAATCTGGCCTTGGCAGACCTCCTGTCTGTTATCTGGTTTCCCTTGAAGATTGCCTATCACATGCATGGCAACAACTGGGTGTACGGGGAAGGTCTCTGCAAAGTGCTGATTAGCTTTTTCTACGGCAACATGTATTGTTCCATTCTCTTCATGACTTGTCTCAGTGTGCAGAGGTACTGGGTCATCATGAACCCCATGGTGCACCCCAAGAAGAAGGCCAACATTGCCATAGGTGTCTCCCTGGGAATCTGGTTGCTGATCCTGCTGGTTACCATCCCTTTGTATGTTGTGAAGCAGACCATCTACATTCCAGCCCTTAACATCACAACCTGTCACGATGTGTTGCCGGAGGAGGTGTTGGTAGGGGACATGttcaattatttcctttctctggcCATTGGAGTCTTTCTGTTCCCAGCGTTCCTGACGGCCTCTGCCTACGTGCTGATGATCAGGGTGCTCCGATCTTCTGCCATGGATGAGCACTCGGGAAAGAAAAGGCAGAGAGCAATCAAACTCATTGTCACTGTCCTGGCCATGTACCTGATTTGCTTCACTCCTAGTAACCTTCTGCTCGTGGTGCATTATTTCCTGATTAAAAACCGGGGCCAGAGCCACGTCTATGCCCTGTACATCATAGCCCTCTGCCTCTCCACTCTCAACAGCTGCATTGACCCCTTTGTCTATTACTTTGTTTCAAAAGATTTCAGGGATCACGCAAAGAATGCTCTGCTCTGTCGAAGTGTCCGAACTGTAAAGCGAATGCAGATATCCCTTACCTCAAAGAAATTCTCCAGGAAGTCCAGCTCTTACTCCTCAAGTTCAACCAGTGTTAAAGCCTCCTATTGA